In the genome of Mytilus edulis chromosome 3, xbMytEdul2.2, whole genome shotgun sequence, one region contains:
- the LOC139516544 gene encoding E3 ubiquitin-protein ligase Trim36-like — MAFSQSSRNGQVPVSCNLCETDRHIKWKCIDCNILLCNHCKEQVHSKFKNAQEHKTLDIKDIGVHRGEIDFTNIKCNQHSSQSCCLFCKTCDCLVCPTCFAKDHKQHDLIEISEGYNMKIQRLKDGQDKIRSSNAKSAFQIDQLQNLVNEENLKHSKAKTDIIDHKQVLRGLVDKYFNELSNKLDQSHKNALLVVKTDLNDVSYYNAQIQNKTTEVKDFMEITDASKFFREVNKMQQSLDIPIQQIKSSYMSSPTFVPRIITQSNFGSLEDDDLSMEPVINKEYHSELTGIRLIRSCLDNSYWIISTNGNKLQKVKSDGAKLNKISQYEIKVYGLAVLSSNDVLLVTDEPTPKQLTYTTGQIRDTTYNVAPLDSTAIHITSGNKVVVGGISSKLGRRAVFLMNEQGKHETVFEHDQDNQPIFNYPNSITSTRNGNIFVGDYYPGSSRRGKVVVLEQGGEIINKYTGHPDINKDQLFKPRDIVATPKDNVVVIGNDNPCLHILNNQGYILTYYNTNDIGIFYPYCLALNDSGQLCIGCTRTEGCTTNEAKLYELNIFGI; from the coding sequence ATGGCGTTCTCACAATCCAGCAGAAATGGACAAGTACCTGTTAGTTGTAACTTATGCGAAACAGATAGGCATATCAAGTGGAAATGCATAGATTGCAATATTCTCCTGTGTAATCACTGTAAAGAACAGGTACATTCTAAATTCAAAAATGCACAAGAGCATAAAACATTAGACATAAAGGATATAGGAGTGCACAGAGGGGAGATTGATTTCACCAATATTAAGTGTAATCAACATTCATCACAATCTTGCTGCCTTTTTTGTAAGACATGCGACTGTCTTGTGTGTCCAACCTGTTTTGCTAAAGATCATAAGCAACATGACTTAATTGAGATTAGCGAAGGGTACAATATGAAAATACAGAGGCTGAAAGACGGACAAGATAAAATTCGAAGTAGTAATGCTAAATCAGCTTTTCAAATAGACCAGCTTCAGAATCTTGTTAATGAGGAAAATCTTAAGCATTCAAAAGCCAAAACAGATATAATTGACCATAAACAAGTTTTAAGAGGACTAGTCGACAAATATTTCAATGAACTCAGTAACAAACTGGATCAGAGTCATAAAAACGCTCTTTTAGTAGTAAAAACTGATCTTAACGATGTCTCCTATTACAATGCGCAGATACAAAATAAAACTACTGAAGTCAAAGATTTTATGGAAATCACGGATGCTTCTAAATTCTTCAGAGAAGTCAACAAGATGCAGCAATCTCTTGACATCCCCATACAACAAATTAAGTCAAGTTACATGTCTTCGCCAACGTTTGTTCCAAGGATAATAACCCAATCTAATTTTGGATCGTTAGAAGATGATGATCTTTCCATGGAACCAGTTATCAACAAAGAATACCATTCTGAACTCACAGGAATAAGACTTATAAGATCATGTCTTGACAATTCATACTGGATAATATCGACTAATggaaacaaattacaaaaagtaaaatcagatgGTGCTAAACTTAACAAAATATCACAATATGAGATAAAGGTCTATGGCTTAGCAGTACTTTCATCTAATGATGTCCTCTTGGTGACAGATGAACCAACACCAAAACAACTCACATATACTACTGGTCAAATTAGAGACACTACATATAATGTTGCCCCTTTAGATTCAACTGCAATTCACATTACCAGTGGTAATAAAGTAGTTGTAGGAGGTATCAGTAGCAAACTAGGAAGAAGAGCTGTGTTTTTAATGAATGAGCAGGGAAAACATGAGACTGTATTTGAACATGATCAAGataatcaaccaattttcaaTTACCCAAACAGTATAACCAGTACACGAAATGGGAATATATTTGTTGGAGATTATTATCCGGGTAGTAGTAGAAGAGGAAAAGTAGTTGTCTTAGAACAAGGAggtgaaataattaataaatatactGGCCATCCTGATATAAATAAAGATCAATTATTCAAGCCAAGAGACATAGTGGCAACACCTAAAGACAATGTTGTAGTGATAGGTAATGATAATCCGTGTTTACACATTCTAAACAACCAGGGTTACATACTGACATACTACAACACTAATGACATAGGAATATTCTATCCATACTGTCTTGCCTTAAATGATTCAGGACAACTCTGCATAGGGTGTACTAGGACAGAAGGATGCACTACTAATGAAGCCAAGTTGTATGAATTAAACATTTTtggaatttga